A stretch of the Carcharodon carcharias isolate sCarCar2 chromosome 28, sCarCar2.pri, whole genome shotgun sequence genome encodes the following:
- the lrrc18a gene encoding leucine-rich repeat-containing protein 18, protein MPKRKGGAQGRKITLKMAKHSMKITVDGKRRLDLSNMGITTFPKCILKLSDIEEIDLSRNMIKKIPDFINKFPKLRYLDFHTNKIERIPETLCQLELLYYLDLSNNKLTTDGLPLELTQLKNLRVLNLGLNSVEMIPTTFGTLKELKELGLFDNRITYMPEKITKLPKLKKLNVMRNPFTTPQLPEEPIETIDRIENLYLVRRDMLCRPCLKKCLRERDKWSKVKNMAELEEEPDFSGLISPNSIAKQDEGSWRISESKNIS, encoded by the coding sequence ATGCCGAAAAGGAAAGGAGGTGCCCAGGGGAGAAAGATTACCCTGAAAATGGCAAAACATTCCATGAAGATTACAGTCGATGGGAAGCGTCGATTGGACTTGAGCAACATGGGCATAACAACCTTTCCCAAGTGTATTCTGAAGCTGAGTGACATTGAGGAAATCGACCTGAGCAGAAACATGATCAAAAAGATTCCAGATTTCATCAACAAGTTCCCAAAGCTGCGCTATCTCGATTTCCACACAAACAAGATAGAGAGAATCCCAGAGACTCTCTGTCAATTGGAGCTGCTCTACTACCTCGATCTGTCCAACAACAAGCTCACGACTGACGGCTTGCCCTTGGAACTCACCCAGCTGAAAAACCTACGGGTACTGAACCTCGGGCTAAATTCTGTGGAAATGATCCCAACGACATTTGGCACTTTGAAGGAGCTAAAGGAGCTGGGGCTGTTCGACAATCGGATCACGTACATGCCAGAGAAAATCACCAAGCTCCCGAAGCTGAAGAAATTGAATGTAATGAGGAACCCTTTCACCACCCCACAATTGCCTGAAGAGCCAATCGAGACCATTGATCGCATCGAGAACCTTTATCTAGTCAGGAGAGACATGCTGTGCCGCCCCTGTCTCAAGAAATGTCTGCGTGAGAGGGACAAATGGAGCAAGGTGAAGAATATGGCTGAGTTGGAGGAGGAGCCTGATTTTAGCGGTCTCATATCACCCAATTCAATTGCTAAGCAAGATGAGGGATCTTGGAGAATTAGTGAATCAAAAAATATAAGCTGA